In Polyodon spathula isolate WHYD16114869_AA chromosome 55, ASM1765450v1, whole genome shotgun sequence, a single genomic region encodes these proteins:
- the nop10 gene encoding H/ACA ribonucleoprotein complex subunit 3 has translation MFLQFYLNENGDRVYTLQKVSPDGKPTSSAHPARFSPDDQYSRHRVTLKKRFGVLMTQKPRPIL, from the exons atgtttCTTCAGTTTTATCTGAACGAGAACGGAGATCGTGTCTACACCCTGCAA AAAGTCTCTCCGGACGGTAAACCCACCAGCTCGGCTCACCCGGCGAGGTTTTCCCCGGATGACCAGTATTCTCGACACCGCGTCACGCTGAAGAAGCGCTTCGGAGTGCTGATGACGCAGAAGCCGCGGCCCATCCTGTAA